A region of Anopheles merus strain MAF chromosome 2R, AmerM5.1, whole genome shotgun sequence DNA encodes the following proteins:
- the LOC121590412 gene encoding mucin-19, which produces MNIDPSEQAQEQEEQQTTTVAATESVTVEAETSATTPPPAAALALLISPSSPSSASTVSSTASSISKNSSTDEVDETTAEAEQHPEEAVCSTETATASTAAPHRGEDEEQPQLKTAQQLELEQRADEDDVHHNNSPVRQQQHGERSPTELAGAGPNATMTLEATDTLAQNVTTDLRTPDTDAPATVPVPEGGRTEDECDSAKEDGAASEALSTQELTAEALSPKTPPSLSASSSSSSSSTSSTPSVSEERRLPAVPEEDTIAADEEYLSRGEVEETLTVSNNNPALLEVELTAPVVVDDAGSSGCINDHYNNNNNNNNNNNDISKGSDSDFQIVGVISSSSTTHTQDSERTEDGGDSETATFLSSPASRTDLEEGVQTSAAAPATKIALGQGEQRRCCVASGEGGDECTAATCQRAGCDCEHLGSRVVVSQQPPSPPPLLGKAAASSVDEDEKGEKEEVANETNDDNNCELSVAPIEIVQTEPLPSNASCTVQRQGDLITTADVVAVAEVDQQNGDERQQQEEVNEGDEVTAAQSEENETCASSSDATNTTVGASPSSSSSCCSSTTTTSAPSPSPPSSSSVSSSSSSEPSPEVVLAGSQQEPSGKGDDGDDDGGDASQLVGDNRPLGDGSPEGHSLEDGEGFPAITHHRTPPALRTVDADAAVVPQSCAEDDECRSIGSGRHRQVTTTGTRLLTLAEELSQAGAAAEPSSLYATVAAPSLAASAPSPSTVVDVLPKSAAGTAAAVVSGSSSSRSTSPVLHSSLKKPSKRMVVATGAGTVAAAAAAAVETAKGENTRRVSFPKDAQLITGYLEPVNPWSCISICETTELLELYRSSCKRHNAVPLQSVLEHLQSLDATKDRVPLLSLRDQHLTYGGCEALEEIFKHVQYRCIDLSHSGLNDVTASVMFDIIEYYEAATELDISDNLQMSSKSWTACINMLKKSQALNVLITRGPTISDYQANNLAKALNASAIHTLKLEHCVLSQQPIASLCNVLKRNEVLRELWLAHNQLNCEDAQQIANLLRSNFYIQLIDISNNRIGDKGVEHIVNAIVEQAVYFKDVQDKKRKSDLNFSDLSSSLNNINNSAKNYFPHQRLRSSDSESMPAGAEADENKSPSPLTLTPPVTPPSTPALPTTCETDTEETKQVAQPQASSDKQLEPTNGDATFAVAAPTVYTMQQQQQSNNDETNPPLLPPSSPSASSASSSPLTLPTLGAVAPSNVELVEMSTKHSVSLQTTSDREKLDTVAVRPDMMTAEEEALMNSSSGGATATVEAVALVTAQETGEQALSDGDGESRTMSTSAETVQTDRSESTVVVREASTGGAEEELTGTDLDKHSESPVPQAPKKPRLAKQDSVLTEFEASITTAMETGEDGEGLTEQKPKNKLSGGEGVTIPSVIEEQPSSASVMEEDVPELCSDYDDDGSNLRISQENLFVELGIPALSEQEERLEADSGAPDSPGDVFPPLVTVPSKKDELQLLIEKSKQSATGEAVADRLEQPAVPAAPQKTLAGDRERKSAISSDERPVTAAAAMPAATTKKNRTQSSSSDSYVPSAERAIQMVNVEIKDSVPLSRSLDSVGGESESDFESSSPFRTTAPGPFPNERSFSSESLNSETSIDSNDSKSSLKIHESKFAAKNGTLERQQSNRVLNRDAAGAEQAAASPGGLQVLVLWNNEMTRSSARHFQRLLEKTSTLDTLNVGSNQLCNSFVAGISGSLKANTTLTNLGLQGAHLSDKGVKTMAEIIEFGGNSSLQRIDLRHNNIQKAGLEALNEAMKSNKSVTRIDLDDTPRRIKDTSLDGVGSEYSRLVNNIRAQCERNKNPPEPSEPISTTVRRARANYLSSRKISLTCPSIKTSPSAIADKQHLLDPNGGCKKSTGGRLRSPLPSPIPSPVASPVPSPSRNRFHVSRVSDSGGGGAGGTASSPSPSSTGSSPTLFFPSNSRFRVVTVAEPDAAKSANGNPYRSSSTISLPMSKSSASSFAMGGTSCAGTMASSAGTINRRPVCSSAPTLSSFPPSPLSPLAAGGPVGGRVGVASQTPSPLLPPSYSTGYHSTGFQTTTMLPSPLLTAGSSPTMSGGLVPIVANTATMPMGIPQTLLQQQQQQQHQQPQSHYQSQFVPMTPQQQPQPNYHFITTFGPGNSTSIPLQPMITQIQKYPNLTEPLVTLPPQHPIQQQPLQLQHPQQQQQILPQTPSSYTGKGRQHSCESPHQHQHSSSNTSSTTLHDSVLSSTSIESPDLEVKRFMSGGALRDDSCCSSISSNSIESIDNAHFNLNTSISSTDESFDLIVNSPPPVTTSAIASSIFVQLPAGGAVSCSSEVSPNVSSISRIPEEESTLIARQSVSCGGEPPKATLDAPASFSSSSMVHVPLASSQESLYDVHDLSGSSNSSSAAVTNLAPTVKPQPPPPAVTTLPPVLTTFSGGSVLPTPNTTGAAPGAATLSAGGNNSNESTLTSVQNLEREPTVTKPASHSEKPPRVRKTSWILGGSGSSHKHTDSSSSGGSTPTPGGGGSGYPPAIEKLLSIFHPSNLFSSSKASSASSASPPPSAAQDGSQPPSRKESPMGGLFYWAHHGVGSGNSSNTSANTSPTSAGKKEADRAAALKVNVSPETTLTPQQLQPLQNQAQVMAQLQSSSSHPQHQQQHSAERMPRQLKVEMKENISPENTITNKLLLSSNAPAGVDVSTVLIAPSSPAPVAAAPIVNVAPATTAYAKVIFQLGGDYDESEDDIDTLTSRYGNHPGLGGGGGQSGPSSLLGGSTTSNSSGISIGSGTSAGEMMSGSGGMLAVSPSPSTTSGQSATSDTVVVLSHLGQLARDSLSMFKNPSLTSQDSISIRSMDSLTEIGGDTKTAAGRKDASPVMAAAATAVVPPQPPTSTASSSSTPLASASAAAPLVADIQFETR; this is translated from the exons ATGAATATAGATCCATCGGAACAGGCACAAGAACAGGAAGAGCAGCAAACGACGACGGTGGCAGCGACGGAATCGGTGACGGTCGAAGCAGaaacatcagcaacaacaccaccaccagcagcagcattagcaTTACTAATATCCCCATCGTCACCCTCGTCAGCGTCGACCGTTTCGTCCACTGCTTCATCGATTTCGAAAAACAGCAGCACCGACGAGGTCGATGAAACTACGGCGGAAGCAGAGCAGCACCCAGAAGAAGCAGTGTGTAGTACCGAGACGGCAACGGCATCGACGGCGGCACCACACCGAGGGGAGGACGAAGAACAACCGCAGCTAAAAACGGCACAGCAGCTTGAACTCGAACAGCGAGCCGATGAAGATGATGTCCACCACAATAACAGTCCCgttcgacagcagcagcacggtgaGCGGTCGCCAACGGAACTGGCGGGCGCTGGGCCGAACGCAACGATGACACTAGAAGCGACCGATACGCTAGCTCAAAACGTGACCACCGACTTAAGGACACCCGATACGGATGCGCCAGCTACAGTGCCAGTGCCGGAGGGCGGGAGGACGGAGGACGAGTGCGACAGCGCGAAGGAGGATGGTGCGGCGAGCGAAGCGCTGTCGACGCAAGAACTAACCGCGGAAGCCTTATCACCGAAAACACCACCATCGTTGTCAGCGAGCTCGTCGAGCTCCTCCTCATCCACATCGTCGACGCCGTCCGTGAGCGAGGAGCGGCGCCTGCCGGCCGTGCCGGAAGAGGATACGATTGCAGCGGACGAGGAGTATCTTAGTAGGGGCGAGGTCGAGGAGACGCTAACGGTATCGAACAATAATCCTGCGCTGCTAGAGGTTGAGCTCACGGCGCCGGTGGTCGTTGACGATGCTGGCAGTAGCGGCTGCATCAATGACcactacaacaacaataacaacaacaacaacaacaacaacgacatcagcaaaGGCAGTGATAGTGACTTTCAAATTGTGGGtgtcatcagcagcagcagcaccacgcaCACGCAAGACAGCGAACGGACTGAGGATGGTGGTGACAGCGAGACGGCAACGTTCTTATCGTCCCCAGCCAGTCGCACCGACTTGGAGGAAGGCGTCCAAACGTCTGCTGCGGCACCCGCCACCAAAATAGCCCTAGGACAAGGCGAACAGCGGCGGTGCTGTGTTGCTTCTGGCGAAGGTGGCGACGAATGTACTGCTGCCACCTGCCAGCGGGCCGGTTGCGATTGCGAGCATTTGGGAAGCCGTGTTGTTGTGTCGCAACAACCACCATCGCCGCCGCCACTGCTCGGTAAAGCTGCCGCGAGTAGTGTTGACGAGGATGAGAAgggggagaaggaggaggtggCGAATGAAACGAATGACGACAATAACTGCGAGTTGTCCGTAGCACCGATAGAGATAGTACAAACCGAACCGTTACCGAGCAACGCCAGCTGTACAGTGCAGCGACAGGGCGACTTAATTACCACTGCCGATGTGGTGGCCGTGGCGGAGGTGGATCAGCAGAACGGCGatgaacggcagcagcaggaggaggTGAATGAAGGTGATGAGGTTACGGCGGCGCAATCTGAGGAGAACGAAACGtgtgccagcagcagcgatgCGACCAACACAACCGTGGGCGCATCGCCATCTAGCTCGTCATCCTGTTGTTCgtctactaccactactagtGCACCCTCCCCATCGccaccgtcgtcgtcctcgGTTTCCTCGTCGTCTTCGTCCGAACCATCGCCAGAAGTGGTGTTGGCCGGATCCCAACAAGAACCTTCTGGCAAGGGAGATGATGGtgacgatgatggtggtgatgcgAGTCAGCTCGTCGGAGACAATCGACCGTTAGGTGATGGCTCACCGGAAGGACACTCCCTTGAGGATGGTGAAGGATTTCCCGCTATTACGCATCATCGAACGCCACCCGCCCTTCGTACGGTCGATGCAGATGCTGCCGTGGTTCCGCAGTCGTGCGCCGAGGACGACGAGTGCCGCAGCATTGGTAGCGGGCGACACAGACAGGTCACGACGACGGGCACGCGGTTACTAACGCTTGCCGAGGAACTGTCGCAGGCAGGCGCAGCAGCAGAGCCTTCGTCACTGTACGCGACCGTCGCAGCACCGTCTTTAGCAGCAAGCGCACCGTCACCGTCCACAGTCGTAGATGTCCTACCAAAGAGTGCTgccggcacagcagcagcggtggtcagtggtagcagcagtagtagaagCACGTCGCCCGTTCTGCACAGCAGCCTGAAGAAACCGAGCAAAAGGATGGTGGTCGCAACTGGCGCCGgaacagtggcagcagcagcggcagcggcggtaGAGACGGCAAAGGGCGAAAACACGAGGCGAGTTTCCTTTCCGAAGGATGCGCAGCTTATCACTGGTTATCTGGAGCCCGTCAACCCTTGGTCCTGCA TATCGATTTGCGAAACAACGGAGCTGCTGGAACTGTACCGTAGTTCCTGCAAGCGACACAATGCGGTGCCGCTCCAAAGCGTGCTGGAGCACCTGCAATCGCTCGATGCCACGAAGGATCGCGTCCCGCTGCTCTCGCTGAGGGATCAGCATCTCACCTACGGCGGCTGCGAAGCGCTGGAGGAAATCTTCAAGCACGTGCAGTACCGGTGCATCGACCTGTCGCACAGTGGGCTGAACGATGTGACGGCCAGCGTGATGTTTGACATCATCGAGTACTACGAGGCGGCGACCGAGCTGGACATATCGGACAATCTGCAGATGTCGAGCAAAAGCTGGACGGCGTGCATCAACATGCTCAAGAAGAGCCAGGCGCTGAACGTGCTGATAACGCGCGGTCCCACGATATCCGACTACCAGGCGAACAATCTCGCCAAGGCGCTGAACGCGTCCGCCATACACACGCTCAAGCTGGAGCACTGTGTGCTGAGCCAGCAGCCGATCGCATCGCTCTGCAACGTGCTGAAGCGCAACGAAGTATTACGGGAGCTCTGGCTAGCGCACAACCAGCTGAACTGCGAAGATGCGCAACAGATTGCGAATTTGCTGCGGTCGAACTTTTACATTCAGCTGATCGACATCTCCAACAACAGGATCGGG GACAAAGGCGTTGAGCACATTGTGAATGCGATTGTCGAGCAGGCGGTGTACTTTAAGGACGTGCAGGACAAGAAGCGTAAGAGTGATCTCAACTTTTCCGATCTATCCAGCAGCCTGAACAACATTAACAACAGTGCGAAAAACTACTTCCCCCATCAACGGCTACGATCGTCCGATTCCGAGTCGATGCCGGCGGGCGCGGAAGCCGATGAGAACAAATCGCCATCGCCCCTAACTCTTACCCCACCAGTAACGCCACCGTCGACTCCCGCTCTTCCAACCACGTGCGAAACGGACACGGAGGAGACGAAGCAGGTGGCACAACCACAGGCCAGCAGCGACAAGCAGCTGGAGCCTACGAATGGTGACGCCACCTTCGCGGTAGCAGCGCCCACAGTGTAtacgatgcagcagcagcagcagtctaACAATGACGAAACGAACCCACCACTACTAccgccatcatcaccatcagcatcatcagcatcatcatcaccgctcACCCTGCCAACGCTCGGTGCTGTTGCTCCGTCGAACGTGGAGCTAGTGGAAATGAGTACAAAACATAGCGTAAGTCTACAAACAACTAGTGATAGGGAGAAGCTCGACACGGTGGCAGTGCGCCCCGACATGATGACGGCCGAGGAAGAAGCACTGATGAATTCCTCTAGCGGCGGAGCAACGGCCACGGTGGAAGCGGTGGCGTTGGTGACAGCACAGGAGACAGGAGAGCAAGCGCTGAGCGATGGTGATGGCGAGAGCAGGACGATGAGCACCTCAGCGGAAACAGTACAAACCGACCGCAGCGAGTCGACGGTGGTTGTGCGAGAAGCTAGCACCGGTGGGGCGGAGGAAGAGTTGACGGGGACGGACTTGGACAAGCATTCGGAGAGTCCGGTGCCGCAGGCACCCAAGAAGCCCCGGCTGGCGAAGCAGGACAGCGTGCTGACGGAGTTTGAGGCATCGATCACGACCGCCATGGAAACGGGCGAGGACGGTGAGGGGCTAACCGAGCAAAAGCCGAAGAACAAACTGAGTGGCGGCGAAGGTGTCACGATACCTTCGGTCATCGAGGAGCAGCCCAGCTCGGCGAGCGTGATGGAAGAGGACGTGCCAGAGCTGTGCTCCGACTACGATGACGATGGTAGCAATTTGCGAATTTCGCAGGAGAATCTGTTCGTTGAGCTTGGCATACCGGCACTGAGCGAGCAGGAGGAGCGCCTGGAAGCGGATAGTGGTGCGCCCGATTCGCCGGGCGATGTCTTTCCCCCGCTCGTCACCGTACCATCGAAGAAGGATgagctgcagctgctgatTGAAAAGTCGAAACAGTCGGCGACAGGCGAAGCCGTGGCCGATCGGCTGGAGCAACCGGCTGTGCCAGCCGCACCGCAGAAGACGCTGGCCGGAGACAGGGAGCGAAAAAGTGCCATTAGCAGTGATGAGCGGCcggtaacagcagcagcagcaatgccGGCAGCTACTACCAAGAAGAATCGGACGCAatcgagcagcagcgacagctaCGTGCCGTCGGCGGAGCGGGCCATACAGATGGTGAACGTTGAAATCAAAGACAGTGTGCCGCTGTCCCGCTCGCTCGACTCGGTCGGCGGTGAGTCGGAGTCCGACTTTGAGAGCAGCAGCCCGTTCCGCACGACCGCGCCCGGCCCCTTTCCGAACGAGCGATCGTTCAGCTCCGAGAGCCTGAACAGCGAAACGTCCATCGATTCGAACGACTCGAAATCCAGCCTTAAAATACACGAGTCGAAGTTTGCCGCCAAAAACGGTACGCTGGAGCGACAGCAATCGAACCGGGTCTTGAACCGGGACGCGGCCGGTGCGGAACAGGCGGCCGCCAGTCCGGGCGGGCTGCAGGTGCTAGTGCTGTGGAACAATGAGATGACGCGCAGCTCGGCCCGTCACTTCCAGCGGCTGCTGGAGAAAACCAGCACGCTCGACACGCTGAACGTGGGCAGCAATCAGCTGTGCAATAGCTTTGTGGCCGGCATCAGTGGCAGCTTGAAGGCGAACACGACGCTCACCAACCTGGGCCTGCAGGGTGCCCATCTGTCGGACAAGGGCGTAAAGACGATGGCGGAAATCATCGAGTTCGGCGGCAACTCATCGTTGCAGCGGATCGATCTGCGGCACAACAACATCCAGAAGGCGGGCTTGGAAGCGTTGAACGAAGCGATGAAGTCGAACAAATCGGTCACCCGCATCGACCTGGACGATACGCCGCGACGAATCAAG GACACATCGCTGGACGGCGTCGGGTCGGAGTACAGCCGGCTGGTGAACAACATCCGGGCACAGTGCGAACGGAACAAAAACCCGCCGGAGCCGAGTGAACCCATCAGCACGACGGTGCGGCGGGCGCGGGCCAACTATCTGAGCTCGCGCAAGATTTCCCTCACCTGTCCATCGATCAAAACGTCGCCGAGTGCGATCGCGGACAAGCAGCATCTGCTCGATCCGAACGGTGGGTGCAAAAAGTCAACCGGTGGCCGTTTACGCTCACCATTGCCCAGTCCCATTCCTTCACCCGTTGCCTCGCCAGTGCCGAGCCCGTCCCGCAATCGATTCCACGTGTCGCGAGTGAGCGATtctggcggcggtggtgctggCGGGACGGCTTCATCGCCATCACCCTCGTCGACCGGTAGCTCGCCGACGCTCTTCTTCCCCTCGAACTCGCGGTTTCGCGTGGTGACGGTGGCCGAGCCGGATGCGGCAAAGAGTGCCAATGGCAATCCgtaccgcagcagcagcacgattaGTCTGCCCATGAGCAAATCGTCAGCCTCATCCTTTGCCATGGGCGGTACGAGCTGTGCCGGTACGATGGCCTCTTCGGCGGGCACGATCAATCGGCGCCCGGTGTGCAGCTCTGCCCCGACGCTCTCGTCCTTTCCTCCGTCGCCACTGTCGCCGCTGGCTGCGGGCGGGCCGGTAGGGGGACGCGTCGGTGTCGCTAGCCAAACACCGTCGCCACTGTTGCCTCCCTCATACAGCACGGGGTATCACAGCACGGGGTTCCAGACTACGACCATGCTACCGTCACCACTGCTTACGGCGGGATCGTCCCCTACCATGTCTGGTGGGCTGGTGCCGATCGTCGCAAACACCGCCACGATGCCAATGGGAATACCACAGACActactacagcagcagcagcagcagcagcaccaacaaccACAGTCTCACTATCAGTCACAATTCGTTCCCATGACGCCgcaacagcagccgcagccAAACTATCACTTTATCACCACGTTTGGCCCTGGGAACAGTACATCGATTCCGCTGCAGCCAATGATTACCCAAATACAAAAGTACCCTAATCTCACCGAACCACTCGTAACGCTGCCACCGCAGCACCCGATCCAACAACAACCATTACAATTACAGcacccacaacaacaacagcagatTCTACCACAGACACCGTCATCCTACACGGGCAAGGGACGTCAGCATTCATGCGAATCACcccatcagcatcagcacagcagcagcaacaccagcagtaCCACGCTGCACGATTCCGTGCTCTCCTCCACCAGCATCGAAAGTCCGGACCTCGAGGTAAAACGGTTCATGTCCGGCGGAGCGCTGCGGGACGACAGCTGCTGCTCGtcgatcagcagcaacagcatcgaGTCGATCGATAATGCGCACTTCAACCTCAACACCTCCATCAGCTCGACGGACGAAAGCTTTGATTTGATCGTAAACTCTCCACCGCCGGTCACTACCTCCGCAATTGCGAGCAGCATCTTCGTACAGTTGCCGGCAGGTGGTGCAGTAAGCTGTTCGTCCGAAGTGAGCCCGAACGTTAGCTCCATTTCGCGCATCCCGGAAGAAGAGAGTACGCTGATTGCTAGGCAGTCGGTGTCCTGCGGTGGTGAGCCGCCGAAGGCAACGCTCGATGCGCCCGCGAGCTTTTCTTCGTCCAGCATGGTGCACGTGCCGCTGGCCAGCTCGCAAGAGTCGCTGTACGATGTGCATGATCTATCGGGCTCCTCAAACTCTTCATCTGCTGCTGTTACAAATCTAGCGCCAACGGTGAAACCACAgccgccaccaccggcagTGACCACCCTTCCGCCTGTGCTGACCACTTTCTCAGGTGGCAGTGTTCTTCCTACGCCAAATACTACCGGTGCGGCACCCGGGGCGGCAACCCTGTCGGCGGGTGGCAATAATTCCAACGAAAGCACACTGACGTCAGTGCAAAACCTGGAGCGCGAACCAACAGTTACCAAGCCGGCAAGCCACAGCGAGAAGCCACCGCGCGTCCGTAAGACCTCGTGGATACTGGGTGGCAGCGGAAGCAGCCACAAGCACACCGATTCGAGCTCGAGCGGCGGCAGCACGCCGACACCCGGCGGTGGCGGTAGCGGCTACCCGCCCGCCATCGAGAAGCTGCTCAGCATCTTTCATCCGAGCAATCTGTTTTCCTCCAGCAAAGCCTCGTCCGCGTCGTCGGCCAGCCCGCCACCGAGCGCGGCACAGGACGGTTCGCAGCCGCCGTCGCGCAAGGAAAGCCCGATGGGCGGGCTGTTCTACTGGGCGCATCACGGGGTGGGAAGTgggaacagcagcaacacgagCGCCAACACCAGTCCCACCAGTGCCGGCAAAAAGGAGGCCGATCGGGCGGCGGCGCTAAAGGTGAACGTTTCGCCCGAAACTACCCTCACGCCGCAACAGCTGCAGCCGCTGCAAAACCAGGCCCAGGTGATGGCACAACTACAATCCAGCTCCAGTCAtccgcagcaccagcagcagcacagtgcCGAGCGTATGCCACGGCAGCTAAAGGTGGAGATGAAGGAAAACATTTCACCGGAaaacaccatcaccaacaAGCTGCTACTGTCCTCGAATGCACCCGCTGGGGTGGATGTGTCGACCGTTTTGATAGCGCCCAGCTCGCCAGCGCCAGTGGCAGCTGCTCCGATCGTGAACGTGGCACCGGCGACGACGGCCTATGCGAAGGTTATCTTCCAGCTCGGCGGCGATTACGACGAGTCGGAGGACGATATCGATACGCTGACCAGCAGGTACGGCAACCATCCGGGCttgggtggtggcggtggccaGAGCGGGCCGAGCAGCTTGCTCGGCGGCAGCACCacgagcaacagcagcggcatCAGCATCGGCAGTGGCACGAGCGCCGGCGAAATGATGAGCGGAAGTGGCGGAATGTTGGCTGTGTCACCTTCGCCCAGCACTACCAGCGGACAGTCGGCCACGTCGGACACGGTCGTGGTGCTAAGCCATCTCGGGCAGCTGGCACGTGATTCGCTCAGCATGTTCAAGAATCCCAGTCTTACCTCGCAGGACTCGATTTCGATCCGCTCGATGGACTCGCTGACGGAGATCGGAGGCGACACCAAGACAGCGGCGGGACGGAAAGATGCATCACCGGTGATGGCAGcggccgcaactgccgtggtaccaccacaaccacccaCATCGACcgcatcgtcatcatcaactCCATTGGCATCCGCATCGGCGGCGGCCCCGTTGGTGGCCGACATACAGTTTGAAACACGCTAG